Proteins from one Mixophyes fleayi isolate aMixFle1 chromosome 9, aMixFle1.hap1, whole genome shotgun sequence genomic window:
- the GNL3L gene encoding guanine nucleotide-binding protein-like 3-like protein — MSRRKHRRPGKGTGKTQVNHPLNSGKNVKKDPGVPNLSNFKEHAKREAEQKRKRVEEMRAKQKAAREKEMTKRRSLDTFQKDVLKRQREFEQKEADMKNLEKHGQLENENSRKAYYREFKKVVDAADVILEVLDARDPLGCRCPQVEQAVVQSGANKKLVLVLNKIDLVSKPIVEKWLKYLRNEFPTVAFKASTQQQNKNLQQSRVPVTQASEDLLSSGACVGADCLMKLLGNYCRNLDIKTSITVGIVGFPNVGKSSLINSLKRARACNVGATPGVTKCLQEVHLDKHIKLLDCPGIVMATSTSDAAMILRNCVKIEQLMDPVGPVEAILRRCNKDQIMQHYKVTDFRDTLEFLAMLAKRQGKLKKGGMPDHEKAAKSVLTDWVSGKISYFTHPPETHTLPTHISAEIVTEMGKAFDFEALELDNCESLSKIQSVPQGIAMAASDLTAGEEVEDVELEESSDETEAQADAMDEDVDNEFGPMTVEIKATKSKGPVTTEPAVPRAPSLKEIQAVDPLQQGQALRAAGKRRKKLQKRANKIATKLSDTLTQAMNFSFGDD; from the exons AACATCGACGGCCTGGAAAAGGAACCGGGAAAACTCAG GTGAACCATCCTCTGAATTCTGGGAAGAATGTTAAGAAAGACCCTGGAGTACCGAACCTGTCCAACTTCAAAGAGCATGCAAAAAGGGAGGCTGAGCAGAAGAGAAAAAGG GTGGAAGAGATGCGAGCAAAGCAAAAAGCTGCGCGAGAGAAAGAGATGACTAAGAGAAGAAGTTTGGACACTTTTCAAAAGGACGTGCTGAAGCGGCAGCGGGAGTTTGAGCAGAAG GAGGCAGATATGAAGAACTTGGAGAAGCACGGTCAGTTGGAGAATGAGAATTCCAGAAAAGCCTATTACCGTGAATTTAAAAAG GTGGTGGATGCAGCTGATGTTATCCTGGAAGTGTTGGATGCCAGGGATCCGCTGGGCTGTCGGTGCCCGCAGGTGGAGCAGGCTGTGGTGCAGAGTGGCGCAAACAAAAAACTGGTCCTAGTCCTTAATAAAATAG atcTGGTGTCCAAACCAATAGTGGAGAAGTGGCTGAAGTACTTGCGGAACGAGTTCCCTACTGTGGCTTTCAAGGCGTCTACACAGCAGCAAAATAAGAACTTG CAACAGAGCAGAGTACCGGTCACACAGGCATCTGAGGATCTGCTCAGCTCTGGGGCCTGTGTTGGAGCCGATTGTCTGATGAAACTCCTCGGAAACTACTGCAGAAATCTGGACATCAAGACATCCATAACAGTTGGGATCGTTG GTTTTCCTAATGTGGGGAAGAGCAGTTTAATCAACAGCCTGAAGAGGGCGCGTGCGTGCAATGTGGGAGCAACACCTGGGGTGACCAA ATGTCTGCAAGAGGTTCATCTGGACAAACACATCAAACTTCTGGACTGTCCCGGTATCGTTATGGCCACATCCACATCTGACGCAGCCATGATCCTGCGGAACTGTGTCAAAATCGAGCAGCTAATGGACCCTGTAGGACCAGTAGAAGCCATTCTGAGACGCTGCAATAAAGATCAG ATCATGCAGCACTACAAGGTGACCGATTTCAGGGACACGTTGGAGTTCTTGGCCATGCTTGCGAAAAGGCAGGGGAAGTTGAAGAAAGGGGGCATGCCAGACCACGAGAAGGCCGCAAAGTCTGTTTTAACAGACTGGGTGAG TGGTAAAATCAGTTACTTTACACATCCACCGGAGACTCACACGCTGCCCACGCACATCAGTGCTGAGATAGTCACCGAGATGGGGAAGGCGTTTGATTTTGAAGCCCTGGAGTTAGATAACTGCGAGTCTTTGTCAA AAATTCAGTCCGTTCCCCAGGGCATAGCTATGGCGGCCTCCGATTTGACGGCTGGAGAGGAGGTGGAGGACGTTGAGTTAGAGGAGTCGAGTGACGAAACTGAGGCACAGGCTGATGCAATGGATGAAGATGTAGATAATGAG TTTGGACCTATGACTGTTGAAATCAAAGCAACCAAAAGCAAAGGGCCGGTAACCACAGAACCAGCGGTTCCCAGAGCTCCCAGTCTGAAGGAAATCCAAGCGGTGGATCCTCTGCAACAAGGACAGGCCCTGCGCGCAGCCGGCAAGAGGAGGAAGAAGCTGCAGAAGAGAGCAA ATAAAATAGCGACCAAGTTATCAGACACGTTGACACAAGCAATGAATTTTTCTTTCGGCGATGACTGA